In Deinococcus seoulensis, the following are encoded in one genomic region:
- a CDS encoding translocation/assembly module TamB domain-containing protein — translation MTGKDRRADELNGTGEAPTGGPQSSPPSGPPASARRRRWPWVLGVLAALLLVLAFLPALLGGALLSRFGGNVISADRVGGPLWAPTLGGAQVTLPGVTGRAGSVGVRVASVNPFTRTVRLNVSASGADVRLNLADLLGGGDGGAGGGGGWKVALSGLDVQDSRVSVDGRGINVPDGQFRVTQGDGGRTLVRGATGEGELNADLRVSEVGGANVFTVDLDADARVLNHYWPGVTGGRISGQYVIGSGPIRGDLKVTDASLRVPEANFVTVTGIAGTATHRGDRIDLQLAGRGWNGPVTATGGVDLKAQNWRVTANAAPTVAGLAGALGTTGSGDLKVQVTAGGWTTVRVTANAQGAGEVAGVGFRDANAKYRFLSEDGNAATQTNDLSFSALTSLAGSDQKLAGRWAFGKSGEASLIGAFGQKPLNVAATIDAQNVLTLSGEGLGGPLSGTLALSGVKLNAVLNPTYGAVQARVAVSGTPDDLRATISGAQAGPFTGLSGSGALDRQGLRVDLGAARIDLNREFRGTWQAQGLSGSGIILNGRGRLDLTGGDVTGQLEATVPGVRDTLAGPLDLNYTRQRGTFRSGAQVLTWSGDSFGVQARELAVTGGLNVTGDVTVTTALKAFGTLRATGAGVTLNATARGTAASLRGSAGGVTVLADTQLQAPYLTTARVQGADIQGVLSVDDGVRFTLTTAGDTARGVIDGDRWDATGRVNLGALRPLVNVDGLGGTLDLNLAGQGGSARVDARALGAGVTGTLTRAGGPLGANLRVTYAGAQAALSGRVYPDVQAQGRVSAQGQTLNLNVNGAYGDLRARVTGQTGPLTLGGVTLPAQAVNLSGTLTPRLTASGTWGDLNAAYDAATGLARVTGQQPLTAFGQAGRVQGSATWGPGPDGTFRGAVNASGVLDGYTAVLNGPWDDLNVLLTDRAGLRAQGTVSLPAGRYDLGVRGPLGGGLFVDGNVQGTGLEPRGNVTVTDAQGGRAQVTLRGLENLNVQAQDLTLGGQTLRGTLSAVNGALNGTLKAGPLDVRAVNGQVRVSGELAGQTVLATGRVTLPATLENLNLRVTGPYLSAQAAGNAAALRGTLTLKAQSFGSGAATLSVPGQSFPLSGSLTGTRVSVGGLTYRGGVWSGALGARYALSGQPGTLRVLGEDARLTVAPTGPVTGRVTVLPALAGTVSADLGAVRALLPAAVRPEVVAGRLVATLSPTGARLSTAGTRYLGDPLGLDARVDWAGGLRASGTLTHPGTRLPVRFDGRALTVSGAALDARVLTPVLAGAAGRVNLTLTLPDLTGPDPLARASGRADVNVRAGTPEGGQRAQGRVTLSRGQLSANLSSSLAGYAVNLRGPLYPQANAALTLDDLRATLTGRADTTLTLRATGAFQGRAVNLTATGTNLTGTDLARRAAVTLGGTLAGAAVNLNARQAAAGAPLNDWQTAGSVSVADLRPLAGVDGTLNAALSGTLGDLRVQASGAAAGVRFTAPARYVGGALRVDGAQATLLQGSKTQATVRASGTVLPALKLSARATLNEWLPGTFTAQIGGALARPDVNVQGVLTDGQSGLRAAGSRVQAHLLGRDYRADFTGEALSGGLRGQLGANALGGLLNAALTLNTTYVSGQNVVRLSGPIGWRSGAGFSGNLRAVGDIPGGPLDALLDGTEGGALKVAAVIGTGAQQARVTGQLPADLPFRPGGTLDLQAFDAGALWGRADQLTLSGQATLGGATWTALNASFAGRMLDSAGDFTGDLGATYRAGNASLRLNGERVSGGGTLEGGEYRLTLRAGTTQAPLRVARLLPAGLGVDALTAAGTVNATGSLSGGLREVTASTLAVRGVQAQGGPFSLYGRAAYVPRTGTLNADLSGSLRGGVLRASGSLPAGLRVTARNVDSAYLNAASLGRGTLAADVTLRGAVTDPLAQGNVTLLTGALDGRVTVSGRVASPTLNARVGLRGNASGTVYAEARDLNLASGQLRARVYGTLVSGGNRADLDLRGTWPDLSGTVRAQVAGLNDPVTLSGNGRGGYDLNAGSLGSGTLTLGGGTGSGSGGLIPALGGTLNLTPLPLLGGTGQLTLAGTLGGTLTAPTLAAAVQSAGASAYGVTLEDLNGTLNASLSGLNGTLSQVVPLTVTPDPTAGSGPSPTGTAQGTRAVVTLDGPNLTLDGLRVRAAGSTMQLGGEASLNGPSARLTVTSQGTLDGTLNATYRAQALTVAGTLGGPQALRAALDVQADPLTGWHGTARVTGGPAGVLTAPLALTVGGAFTHPLLTGSGELLKAGARVVASADGVQLRLVDGPGARGSGTVELRPRDGVWTLLGAASLTRPELSLSVTPGGPVSDPNLLLSVRRGGWRASGTASLNAADLTVSDGVRDGTLRWTGRDLNVNLPGLTLDTLNLNGVNGLLRASGSVGTDVLDGELTASLSDLKTPYRVPYLDLEVSGDLNAAVTLRGGRPSVTGTAALPAGTLTFTAAQSAAQSEAQSAAQADTQAGGPWTGRISGTVSAPLTTTVTQTTPVQTTASASTPGTLELDVRADAGGLSGNVNATRYPLTLAGQTLSVSGTLGLTGQAFRADLRGSNDMGEAVVAASGGLADLLPVLSGPLAVQPTGDGYTVRASLDNVDVRNLKIAPDLSGRVSGEANLRDGGGTFVLRSDNLTVGPKVLPARLEGTQVSGDWRIRGFLGQSEFTAGLGSGELFGQGTLRALPLGAVVGAFAGTSPGEGVVTGLARFRFPVSDPLAGTASVVAERIRVSSVKGEGESAVTETLTGTGTLEYARRELRSLNIQLSGAGTWDVRGQYTRERVDVTAQFSDTTFTPALLLVPSLAALEPDLKGTLRLSAAGTYERPRGLIRAQNITGSVAGLSVSVPAFAGDLPDSGAFTGGGTVLTGGTVGSNGQVTLSGQLTLGRLSGTRVNFSGLLAPQVLGSLPNTTVTLAQQTESRWTLGAQSRSAASAGAPAGTLSVTGDIAPRWDLTLAARNFNLPLNVIYGRESTLDADLRAVDDGEAIHVTGAADFTRLILGRSNAQATLPAPGQSSVADTPNTNGRTTDNYVSPLPEELRTFPQAAQATGDARPARPFLERISLDDIPIRAVNGIRVDENLVRADFTGSLVVSGTGARPRLTGDIRSQRGFVYLRENEFTLADSTVTFSGENLYPQFDVTASGLVTATLGDTRQRVPVKLNLRGEFVTQPASAPRLDLTTTLSCAQDGPACADPVTGAAYSEAELYALVATGVPNLTALPGNLTALGASAFQTALNVFVLGELERTIAAAFGLDVFRLTPQLGNADGTLGATITLGSYLTRDLYLQYQVDLNGNGLIDAQYSTPDERFTFRVSTPISGLDLQSILPSFSAGYNLNGRTSVNLGVESAEQGTTLRFGVTYRIGGR, via the coding sequence GTGACGGGCAAGGACCGCCGCGCGGACGAACTGAACGGAACGGGGGAAGCTCCGACGGGCGGCCCCCAGTCCAGCCCTCCTTCCGGCCCGCCTGCCAGCGCACGCCGCCGCCGCTGGCCGTGGGTGCTGGGCGTGCTGGCGGCGTTGTTGCTGGTGCTGGCGTTCCTGCCGGCCCTGCTGGGCGGGGCGCTGCTGTCCCGCTTCGGCGGGAACGTGATCTCGGCCGACCGGGTGGGTGGGCCGCTGTGGGCGCCGACGCTGGGCGGCGCGCAGGTGACGCTGCCGGGCGTGACGGGCCGGGCCGGGTCGGTGGGCGTGAGGGTCGCGTCGGTGAATCCGTTCACGCGGACCGTGCGGCTGAACGTGTCGGCCAGCGGGGCGGACGTGCGCCTGAACCTCGCGGACCTGCTGGGCGGCGGGGATGGCGGGGCAGGTGGGGGCGGCGGCTGGAAGGTGGCGCTGTCCGGGCTGGACGTGCAGGACTCGCGGGTGTCGGTGGACGGGCGGGGCATCAACGTGCCGGACGGTCAGTTCAGGGTCACGCAGGGTGACGGCGGCCGGACGCTGGTGCGCGGCGCGACCGGCGAGGGCGAGTTGAACGCCGACCTGCGTGTCTCGGAGGTAGGGGGCGCGAACGTGTTCACGGTGGACCTCGACGCGGACGCGCGGGTCCTGAACCACTACTGGCCGGGCGTGACGGGCGGCCGCATCAGCGGGCAGTACGTGATCGGCAGCGGCCCCATCCGGGGTGACCTGAAGGTCACGGACGCCAGTCTGCGCGTGCCCGAGGCGAACTTCGTGACCGTGACCGGCATCGCCGGGACCGCCACGCACCGGGGCGACCGCATCGACCTGCAACTGGCGGGGCGCGGCTGGAACGGCCCGGTCACCGCGACGGGCGGCGTGGACCTGAAGGCGCAGAACTGGCGGGTCACGGCGAACGCCGCGCCGACCGTGGCGGGGCTGGCCGGGGCGCTCGGCACGACCGGCAGCGGCGACCTGAAGGTGCAGGTCACGGCGGGCGGCTGGACGACCGTGCGGGTCACGGCGAACGCGCAGGGGGCCGGTGAGGTGGCGGGCGTGGGGTTCCGCGACGCGAACGCGAAGTACCGTTTCCTCAGCGAGGACGGAAACGCGGCCACCCAGACGAACGACCTGAGTTTCAGCGCCCTGACGTCGCTGGCCGGGTCGGATCAGAAACTGGCGGGGCGCTGGGCGTTCGGGAAGTCCGGCGAGGCCTCGCTGATCGGGGCGTTCGGGCAGAAACCCCTGAACGTGGCGGCCACCATCGACGCGCAGAACGTCCTGACCCTGAGCGGCGAAGGGCTGGGCGGGCCGCTGTCGGGCACCCTGGCCCTGAGTGGCGTGAAACTGAACGCCGTGCTGAACCCCACCTACGGGGCGGTGCAGGCGCGCGTGGCGGTCAGCGGCACGCCGGACGACCTGCGCGCGACCATCAGCGGCGCGCAGGCCGGGCCGTTCACCGGACTGTCCGGCAGCGGCGCGCTGGACCGCCAGGGGTTGCGGGTGGACCTGGGCGCGGCGCGCATCGACCTGAACCGCGAGTTCCGGGGCACGTGGCAGGCGCAGGGCCTGAGCGGCTCGGGCATCATCCTGAACGGACGCGGCAGGCTGGACCTGACGGGCGGCGACGTGACCGGGCAGCTGGAGGCGACCGTGCCGGGCGTGCGTGACACGCTGGCCGGGCCGCTGGACCTGAACTACACCCGGCAGCGCGGCACCTTCCGCAGCGGCGCGCAGGTCCTGACCTGGAGTGGCGACAGCTTCGGCGTGCAGGCACGCGAACTGGCCGTGACGGGCGGCCTGAACGTGACCGGCGACGTGACCGTGACCACCGCCCTGAAGGCCTTCGGGACGCTGCGGGCGACCGGGGCGGGCGTGACCCTGAATGCCACGGCGCGCGGCACGGCTGCCAGCCTGCGCGGCTCGGCGGGCGGCGTGACCGTGCTGGCCGACACGCAGCTTCAGGCGCCGTACCTGACGACGGCGCGGGTGCAGGGCGCGGACATCCAGGGTGTCCTGAGCGTGGACGACGGCGTGCGCTTCACGCTGACCACCGCCGGAGACACGGCGCGTGGCGTGATCGACGGGGACCGCTGGGACGCGACGGGCCGCGTGAACCTGGGGGCGCTGCGGCCCCTGGTGAACGTGGACGGGCTGGGCGGCACGCTGGACCTGAACCTGGCCGGACAGGGCGGCTCGGCCCGCGTGGACGCGCGGGCGCTGGGCGCGGGCGTGACCGGTACCCTGACCCGCGCGGGCGGCCCGCTGGGCGCGAACCTGCGGGTCACGTACGCGGGCGCGCAGGCGGCGCTGTCGGGCCGGGTGTACCCGGACGTGCAGGCGCAGGGCCGCGTGAGCGCGCAGGGACAGACCCTGAACCTGAACGTGAACGGAGCGTACGGCGACCTGCGGGCGCGCGTGACCGGGCAGACCGGCCCGCTGACGCTGGGCGGCGTGACGCTGCCCGCGCAGGCCGTGAACCTGAGCGGCACCCTGACGCCGCGCCTCACGGCCAGCGGCACCTGGGGCGACCTGAACGCCGCGTACGACGCGGCGACCGGACTGGCCCGCGTGACCGGGCAGCAGCCCCTGACGGCCTTCGGACAGGCAGGGCGCGTGCAGGGCAGCGCCACCTGGGGCCCCGGCCCCGACGGCACGTTCCGGGGTGCCGTGAACGCCAGCGGCGTGCTGGACGGGTACACGGCCGTCCTGAACGGCCCGTGGGATGACCTGAACGTCCTGCTGACCGACCGTGCGGGCCTGCGGGCGCAGGGCACGGTGTCGCTCCCGGCAGGCCGCTACGACCTGGGCGTGCGCGGCCCGCTGGGCGGCGGGCTGTTCGTGGACGGCAACGTGCAGGGCACCGGCCTGGAGCCGCGCGGGAACGTGACCGTCACCGACGCGCAGGGTGGCCGGGCGCAGGTGACGCTGCGCGGCCTGGAGAACCTGAACGTGCAGGCGCAGGACCTGACGCTGGGCGGCCAGACCCTGCGCGGCACCCTGAGTGCCGTGAACGGCGCACTGAACGGCACGCTGAAGGCCGGGCCGCTGGACGTGCGCGCCGTGAACGGGCAGGTGCGCGTCAGTGGGGAGCTGGCCGGGCAGACGGTCCTGGCGACCGGGCGGGTCACGCTGCCCGCCACGCTGGAGAACCTGAACCTGCGCGTGACAGGCCCGTACCTGTCGGCGCAGGCGGCGGGGAACGCGGCGGCCCTGCGCGGCACCCTGACCCTGAAGGCACAGTCGTTCGGCTCGGGCGCCGCGACCCTGAGCGTACCGGGGCAGTCGTTCCCGCTGTCCGGGTCCCTGACCGGCACGCGCGTGAGCGTGGGCGGCCTGACCTACCGGGGCGGCGTGTGGTCCGGCGCGCTGGGCGCCCGGTACGCGCTGTCCGGGCAGCCGGGCACGCTGCGGGTGCTGGGCGAGGACGCGCGCCTGACCGTCGCCCCGACCGGGCCGGTGACAGGCCGCGTGACGGTCCTCCCGGCACTGGCCGGGACGGTCAGCGCGGACCTGGGCGCGGTGCGTGCGCTGCTACCCGCCGCCGTCCGCCCGGAGGTCGTGGCGGGGCGACTGGTGGCCACCCTCTCCCCCACCGGCGCGCGGCTGAGCACGGCGGGCACCCGCTACCTGGGCGACCCGCTGGGCCTGGACGCCCGCGTGGACTGGGCGGGCGGCCTGCGGGCCAGCGGCACCCTGACGCACCCCGGCACGCGCCTTCCGGTGCGTTTCGACGGCCGGGCGTTGACCGTGAGTGGCGCGGCGCTGGACGCGCGGGTGCTGACGCCCGTGCTGGCGGGCGCAGCGGGCCGCGTGAACCTGACCCTGACCCTGCCGGACCTGACCGGCCCGGACCCGCTGGCCCGCGCCAGTGGCCGCGCCGACGTGAACGTACGCGCTGGAACGCCGGAGGGCGGGCAGCGCGCGCAGGGCCGCGTGACCCTCTCGCGCGGGCAGCTGTCCGCGAACCTGAGCAGTTCGCTGGCCGGGTACGCCGTGAACCTGCGCGGCCCGCTGTACCCGCAGGCGAACGCGGCCCTGACCCTGGACGACCTGCGCGCCACCCTGACCGGCCGCGCCGACACGACCCTGACCCTGCGGGCGACCGGGGCCTTCCAGGGCCGCGCGGTGAACCTGACCGCGACCGGCACCAACCTGACGGGCACAGACCTCGCGCGCCGCGCCGCCGTGACCCTCGGCGGCACGCTGGCCGGAGCCGCCGTGAACCTGAACGCCCGGCAGGCCGCAGCGGGCGCCCCGCTGAACGACTGGCAGACGGCCGGGAGTGTCAGCGTGGCGGACCTGCGGCCCCTGGCAGGCGTGGACGGCACCCTGAACGCCGCGCTGAGCGGCACGCTGGGCGACCTGCGCGTGCAGGCCAGCGGCGCGGCGGCCGGCGTGCGCTTTACCGCCCCGGCGCGGTACGTGGGCGGCGCGTTGCGCGTGGACGGCGCGCAGGCGACCCTGCTACAGGGGAGCAAGACGCAGGCAACCGTACGCGCCAGCGGGACGGTCCTGCCTGCCCTGAAACTGAGTGCGCGGGCCACCCTGAACGAGTGGCTGCCCGGCACCTTCACCGCGCAGATCGGCGGCGCGCTGGCCAGACCGGACGTGAACGTGCAGGGCGTCCTGACGGACGGCCAGAGCGGGCTGCGTGCGGCGGGCTCGCGGGTGCAGGCGCACCTGCTGGGCCGCGATTACCGCGCGGACTTCACGGGCGAGGCCCTCAGCGGCGGGCTGCGCGGCCAGCTGGGCGCGAACGCGCTGGGCGGCCTGCTGAACGCCGCGCTGACCCTGAACACCACCTACGTGAGCGGGCAGAACGTGGTGCGCCTGAGCGGTCCCATCGGCTGGCGCAGCGGCGCGGGCTTCAGCGGGAACCTGCGGGCGGTCGGCGACATTCCCGGCGGCCCGCTGGACGCCCTGCTGGACGGCACGGAAGGCGGCGCACTGAAGGTCGCGGCCGTGATCGGCACGGGCGCGCAGCAGGCCCGCGTGACCGGGCAACTCCCGGCGGACCTCCCCTTCCGGCCCGGCGGAACCCTGGACCTTCAGGCCTTCGACGCGGGCGCCCTGTGGGGCCGCGCCGACCAGTTGACCCTGAGCGGGCAGGCAACCCTGGGCGGCGCGACCTGGACGGCCCTGAACGCCTCCTTTGCCGGGCGCATGCTGGACAGCGCCGGGGACTTCACGGGCGACCTGGGCGCCACCTACCGCGCCGGGAACGCCAGCCTGCGCCTGAACGGCGAGCGGGTCTCGGGCGGCGGCACCCTGGAGGGCGGCGAGTACCGCCTGACCCTGCGGGCCGGAACGACGCAGGCCCCGCTGCGGGTGGCGCGCCTGCTGCCGGCCGGACTGGGCGTGGACGCCCTGACGGCGGCCGGGACCGTGAACGCCACGGGCTCGCTGTCCGGCGGGCTGCGGGAAGTCACGGCGAGCACCCTGGCCGTCAGGGGCGTGCAGGCGCAGGGCGGGCCGTTCAGTCTGTACGGGCGGGCGGCGTACGTGCCGCGCACCGGCACCCTGAATGCCGACCTGAGCGGCAGCCTGCGCGGCGGCGTGCTGCGTGCCAGCGGCTCACTGCCTGCCGGTCTGCGGGTCACGGCGCGGAACGTGGACAGCGCGTACCTGAACGCCGCGTCGCTGGGGCGCGGCACGCTGGCGGCGGATGTCACGCTGCGCGGCGCGGTCACGGACCCGCTCGCGCAGGGCAACGTGACCCTGCTGACCGGCGCGCTCGACGGGCGCGTGACCGTGTCGGGCCGGGTCGCCTCTCCGACCCTGAACGCCCGCGTGGGCCTGCGCGGGAACGCCTCGGGCACCGTGTACGCCGAGGCGCGCGACCTGAACCTCGCGTCCGGGCAGCTGCGGGCGCGGGTGTACGGCACGCTGGTGTCGGGCGGAAACCGCGCCGACCTGGACCTGCGCGGCACCTGGCCGGACCTGAGCGGCACCGTACGCGCGCAGGTGGCGGGCCTGAACGACCCCGTGACCCTCAGCGGGAACGGGCGCGGCGGGTACGACCTGAACGCCGGGTCGCTGGGCAGCGGCACCCTGACGCTGGGCGGCGGGACGGGCAGCGGGTCTGGCGGCCTGATTCCCGCGCTGGGCGGCACACTGAACCTCACGCCGCTGCCGCTGCTGGGCGGCACCGGGCAACTGACTCTGGCGGGCACGCTGGGCGGCACGCTGACCGCGCCGACCCTGGCGGCGGCCGTGCAGTCCGCCGGAGCGTCGGCGTACGGCGTGACGCTGGAGGACCTGAACGGCACCCTGAACGCCTCGCTGTCGGGCCTGAACGGCACGCTCTCGCAGGTGGTGCCGCTCACCGTGACCCCCGACCCCACTGCGGGCAGCGGGCCCTCTCCCACCGGGACGGCGCAGGGCACCCGCGCCGTCGTGACCCTGGACGGCCCGAACCTGACGCTGGACGGCCTGCGCGTGCGGGCGGCGGGCAGCACCATGCAACTGGGCGGCGAGGCCAGCCTGAACGGCCCGTCCGCCAGGCTGACCGTGACCAGCCAGGGCACCCTGGACGGCACCCTGAACGCCACCTACCGCGCGCAGGCGCTGACGGTCGCCGGAACCCTCGGCGGGCCGCAGGCGCTGCGGGCAGCGCTGGACGTGCAGGCCGACCCGCTGACCGGCTGGCACGGCACGGCCCGCGTCACGGGCGGCCCGGCAGGCGTCCTGACCGCCCCGCTGGCCCTGACGGTGGGCGGGGCGTTCACGCACCCACTCCTGACCGGCAGCGGCGAACTCCTGAAGGCGGGCGCGCGGGTCGTGGCGTCGGCGGACGGCGTGCAACTGCGGCTGGTGGACGGGCCGGGCGCACGGGGCAGCGGCACGGTCGAACTGCGCCCCCGTGACGGCGTGTGGACGCTGCTGGGCGCGGCCAGCCTGACCCGCCCGGAACTGTCCCTGAGCGTCACACCGGGCGGCCCGGTCAGTGACCCGAACCTGCTGCTCAGCGTGCGCCGGGGCGGGTGGCGGGCCAGCGGCACGGCCAGCCTGAACGCGGCCGACCTGACCGTCTCGGATGGCGTGCGGGACGGGACGCTGCGCTGGACGGGCCGTGACCTGAACGTGAACCTGCCGGGCCTGACCCTGGACACCCTGAACCTGAACGGCGTGAACGGTCTGCTCCGCGCCAGCGGCAGCGTCGGCACCGACGTGCTGGACGGCGAGTTGACCGCCTCGCTGTCGGACCTGAAGACCCCCTACCGCGTGCCGTACCTGGACCTGGAGGTGAGCGGCGACCTGAACGCGGCCGTCACGCTGCGCGGCGGGCGGCCCTCGGTGACGGGCACGGCGGCCCTCCCGGCGGGCACCCTGACCTTCACGGCGGCCCAGTCGGCAGCCCAGTCGGAGGCGCAGTCGGCGGCCCAGGCCGACACACAGGCGGGCGGCCCGTGGACCGGGCGGATCAGCGGGACGGTCAGCGCCCCCCTGACCACCACGGTCACCCAGACCACGCCCGTTCAGACGACCGCGTCGGCCTCCACGCCGGGCACGCTGGAGCTGGATGTCCGTGCCGACGCGGGCGGCCTGAGCGGGAACGTGAACGCCACGCGTTACCCGCTGACCCTGGCCGGGCAGACCCTGAGCGTCAGCGGCACGCTGGGCCTGACCGGGCAGGCGTTCCGGGCGGACCTGCGCGGCTCGAACGACATGGGCGAGGCGGTCGTGGCGGCCTCCGGCGGACTGGCGGACCTGCTGCCGGTCCTGAGCGGCCCGCTGGCCGTGCAGCCCACCGGGGACGGGTACACGGTGCGCGCCTCGCTGGACAACGTGGACGTGCGGAACCTGAAGATCGCGCCGGACCTGTCGGGCCGCGTGAGTGGCGAGGCGAACCTGCGTGACGGGGGCGGCACGTTCGTGCTGCGCTCGGACAACCTGACCGTGGGACCCAAGGTCCTCCCGGCGCGACTGGAAGGCACGCAGGTGTCCGGCGACTGGCGCATCCGCGGGTTCCTGGGCCAGTCGGAGTTCACGGCGGGCCTGGGCAGCGGCGAACTGTTCGGGCAGGGCACGCTGCGGGCACTGCCGCTGGGCGCCGTGGTCGGCGCGTTCGCCGGGACCAGTCCGGGCGAGGGCGTGGTCACGGGCCTGGCCCGCTTCCGGTTCCCGGTCAGCGATCCGCTGGCGGGCACGGCCAGCGTGGTCGCCGAACGCATCCGCGTGAGCAGCGTCAAGGGCGAGGGCGAAAGCGCCGTCACCGAGACCCTGACCGGCACCGGCACGCTGGAGTACGCGCGGCGCGAACTGCGCAGCCTGAACATTCAACTGAGCGGCGCCGGAACCTGGGACGTGCGCGGACAGTACACCCGCGAACGCGTGGACGTGACCGCGCAGTTCAGCGACACGACCTTCACCCCGGCGCTGCTGCTGGTGCCGTCGCTGGCGGCGCTGGAACCGGACCTGAAAGGCACGCTGCGCCTCTCGGCCGCCGGGACGTACGAGCGGCCGCGCGGCCTGATCCGCGCGCAGAACATCACCGGAAGCGTGGCGGGCCTGAGTGTCAGCGTCCCGGCCTTCGCGGGGGACCTGCCGGACAGCGGCGCGTTCACCGGGGGCGGCACGGTCCTGACCGGCGGCACGGTCGGCTCGAACGGGCAGGTCACGCTGTCCGGGCAGCTCACGCTGGGCCGCCTGAGCGGCACGCGCGTGAACTTCAGCGGACTGCTGGCACCGCAGGTGCTGGGGTCACTGCCGAACACCACGGTCACGCTGGCGCAACAGACCGAGTCCCGCTGGACCCTGGGCGCCCAGAGTCGCAGCGCGGCCAGCGCCGGGGCGCCCGCCGGGACCCTGAGCGTCACGGGTGACATCGCGCCCCGCTGGGACCTGACGCTCGCCGCCCGGAACTTCAACCTGCCGCTGAACGTCATCTACGGCCGCGAAAGCACCCTGGACGCCGACCTGCGCGCCGTGGACGACGGCGAGGCCATTCACGTCACGGGCGCGGCCGACTTCACGCGCCTGATCCTGGGCCGCTCGAACGCGCAGGCCACGCTGCCCGCCCCCGGTCAGAGCAGCGTGGCCGACACCCCGAACACCAACGGCCGCACCACCGACAACTACGTGAGCCCGCTGCCCGAGGAACTGCGGACCTTCCCGCAGGCCGCGCAGGCCACGGGGGACGCCCGCCCGGCCCGGCCGTTCCTGGAACGGATCTCACTGGACGACATTCCCATC
- a CDS encoding WGR domain-containing protein produces MSVTYLEYSDPNGAEHKFYEVTVDGADLTVRYGRIGTDGQTQRKTFPSPEKAQAEADKKLKEKRRKGYEEAVQGVRQKREVVRRTFTETRPTTRRGAPLLWKFNTRATAFGIFADEQQVWVGNEAGQVHALSPDGEVQRSFTLPDGVKCLVRDDRWTFAGCDDGNVYDLSGKLPFVAYEVEGSAALLWLDIHAGTLAASDARGNVFAFDAESDQQWANVATGGQMGWMVRVDERGVYYGHSAGVGMYDRTSGLPLWQARTRGGVLFGWQDGQDLYAGTTQNLIQRFTKAGEHVQDYACDAAVLSCATSPGGEYVFAGDSGSAVYCFTRTGERLWKLGSGVGGALSMQYAAGRLYLVTSSGILAALDASPEAIQAAQRGEAPAPRDVKLAAAAQVSAPLTQLAVTADTGEGVRLVCERDGTRLRVRPTTPGYHAWNVQFPRNLREAGATYLVDDLVDAGGFYRVVGDIRRVG; encoded by the coding sequence ATGTCTGTAACATATCTGGAGTATTCAGATCCGAACGGGGCCGAGCATAAATTCTACGAGGTTACCGTGGACGGCGCGGACCTGACCGTCCGCTACGGCCGCATCGGCACCGACGGCCAGACGCAACGCAAGACCTTCCCCAGCCCCGAAAAGGCGCAGGCGGAAGCCGACAAGAAACTGAAGGAAAAACGCCGCAAGGGCTACGAGGAAGCCGTGCAGGGCGTCCGCCAGAAACGCGAGGTGGTACGCCGCACCTTCACCGAAACCCGCCCCACCACCCGCCGGGGCGCGCCGCTGCTCTGGAAGTTCAACACGAGAGCCACCGCGTTCGGCATCTTCGCGGACGAGCAGCAGGTCTGGGTGGGCAACGAGGCCGGGCAGGTACACGCCCTGAGTCCCGACGGCGAGGTGCAGCGCTCCTTCACCCTGCCCGACGGCGTGAAATGCCTCGTGCGCGACGACCGCTGGACCTTCGCCGGGTGCGACGACGGGAACGTGTACGACCTGAGCGGCAAACTGCCGTTCGTGGCGTACGAGGTCGAGGGCAGCGCCGCGCTGCTGTGGCTGGACATCCACGCCGGCACCCTGGCCGCCAGCGACGCCAGAGGTAACGTGTTCGCCTTCGACGCCGAGAGCGACCAGCAGTGGGCGAACGTCGCCACCGGCGGCCAGATGGGCTGGATGGTCCGCGTGGACGAACGCGGCGTGTACTACGGGCACTCGGCGGGCGTGGGCATGTACGACCGCACCAGCGGCCTCCCGCTGTGGCAGGCCAGAACTCGCGGCGGTGTGCTGTTCGGCTGGCAGGACGGCCAGGACCTGTACGCGGGCACCACCCAGAACCTCATCCAGCGCTTCACGAAGGCGGGCGAGCACGTGCAGGACTACGCCTGCGACGCCGCCGTGCTGTCCTGCGCCACCAGCCCCGGCGGGGAGTACGTGTTCGCCGGGGACAGCGGCAGCGCCGTGTACTGCTTCACCCGCACGGGCGAGCGCCTGTGGAAGCTGGGCAGCGGGGTGGGTGGCGCGCTGAGCATGCAGTACGCGGCCGGGCGGCTGTACCTCGTGACCAGCAGCGGCATCCTGGCCGCCCTGGACGCCAGCCCAGAGGCCATCCAGGCCGCGCAGCGCGGCGAGGCCCCCGCCCCCCGCGACGTGAAACTCGCCGCCGCCGCGCAGGTCAGCGCCCCCCTGACGCAACTGGCCGTCACTGCCGACACCGGCGAGGGCGTCCGGCTGGTGTGCGAACGTGACGGCACCCGCCTGCGCGTGCGCCCCACCACTCCCGGCTACCACGCCTGGAACGTGCAGTTCCCACGCAACCTCCGCGAGGCGGGCGCGACGTACCTCGTGGACGACCTCGTGGACGCCGGGGGCTTCTACCGCGTTGTGGGTGACATCCGCCGCGTGGGCTGA
- a CDS encoding acylphosphatase has protein sequence MRLTALITGTVQGVGYRRYVQRHARDLNLAGYAENLSDGRVEIVAEGPQPELDRLLHWLRLGPPHARVRDVQTTYSERTGLNDFHVY, from the coding sequence ATGCGCCTGACCGCCCTCATCACCGGAACCGTGCAGGGCGTCGGCTACCGACGCTACGTGCAGCGTCACGCCCGCGACCTGAACCTCGCCGGGTACGCCGAGAACCTCAGCGACGGCCGCGTCGAGATCGTCGCCGAGGGCCCGCAACCCGAACTGGACCGCCTGCTGCACTGGCTGCGCCTCGGCCCGCCGCACGCCCGCGTGCGCGACGTGCAGACCACCTACAGCGAACGCACCGGCCTGAACGACTTCCACGTGTACTGA